ATTGTCTCAGGACATTTACCCTTGAGTGCTCTCATCTGGCCCTCCCCTCCAACCCCAATCATCCTtcttttcacttgtcttttttGTCTTAGAGGCATCCCACCTCACTGTCTTTCTTATATGATAGCTGCTGCTAGACTCTAATCAAATGGGAaaaggctcagccttctttttcttaaccacccccccacctccataCATACTAACATGGAGCAAAGAGCAACTGCTCAATTAATGTTTAAGGGGAAACAACAGTGAACAATTTAgtatgattttatttctcttacaTTATTGAATAAACAAAGCAAGTTCAggtatataacttttattttacagAACAGGAAAATATAAGGAATAAGGGAAACCAAGAATTCACcatcttttatttctctatttttttttttttgatcccaaCTATTTTACCTctaatttcttttgcatttctaagaAAATGCCTATTGCAATGCTATCTTTTCTTATTCCAGATCACTAAAAAAgatggaaggttttttttttaatttgtttaacaAAATAGCAAAACTATTCCTCTTAAATTTCATAAACAGCATTAAGTATGTAACCAATATCATTCATACATTTAGATTCTgaactaaagtttttttttttttttttcaaaaaaacaacatttgaaacattttttaagcaacatttaaaaactttcaaCAACAAAAGATAAACCTGTAAGTTATCAAATATGCTATGCAGTGTGATCCCTCCAAGTGCCCACACTACTTCAGGACAATGCTTCAGATTTCACTGCAGGTGAGAGAAGCTGCGTCGGCCACTGGCCCCAGAATGCACATTGGCCAGGGCACTGGTGCGAAGCATGGCTGCAAATCTGGCTCGGGCTCTCTCTTCTTCATCTCTCAAAGCTTCTTCATACCAGGATGGGAAGGCACTGGGGACCGTATCATGAATGTTGGCCAAGAATTCAAGAACTTTCATTTTGCTTGTTTCAGCATGGGCTCTCGGGCCCCACAGGAACTCATAGCGTGGAGGATCACTGTTGGGCACCTGGCGGTATTCCAGGTACCTTTCCTGCACCAGATCTTGGGTGATGAGCTTCTTGGGATCCCCATGGATGAAGTGCTTCCTTCCAGCATATATCCCCATCACATTGAGCACCTCCCAGACATCCTCCTCAGTGGCGCAGTTGCCCTTCATGAAGATCACACAGAGGATGGTCATAAGGAGGCCGGTCTTGGGCATGATCTCCTCACCCTGCAGCCTGCCATCACTGGTGCGCTGAAATTTGCTGACAAGAGCATAGCAATGAGTGGTGGGGTTGACTTCCTTCACCTCAATGCCAAAGGCCAGCACCATCAGCTCAGAAGCTTTCCTGAGGATCTCAGTGAAGTGCTTCTTGTGCTTTTTAATGACATGCTTAATCATATCTTCTTTGGTAATAGACTCTCTCAGATTATTCTTGCGCAGCAGAAATTGCACCAACAGAATTGCCTTCTCGTCTAGAGGCGTTCTACAGGAAAACTCAGTGCTGGGTAATGCCTGGGAGGTGCTTGGTTTTTCATCTTGGCTCTTAGCACCATCATCAGATCTGGTGCATGAAGCACCTGCAGAAGTAGTGGTAGTGGAAGGGGCTCTCCCAGACCCCTGGGATTTTCTATCTGACCCGGAAGCAGGAGAGCTCTGGACATTGCCACCAAGCGGCGGGGTAGGGGAAAAGGGGAACTCTTCTTCCTCTACTGCAGAGGCCTGAGCATCTTGGAGATGCTGAGCCTCACTCCGGGCCTGTTGGCGTTTCTCACGGGCACGGAGCTTACTCTTTTGCCCCCGAGGCATGATGACACAGATCAGGGACAGCAGGCAGGAGTGTGGGCAGGAAGACAGACAATGAGGAcacctggaggagggaggagatgctGTGAGCGCCTTCAACAGGGAGATTCCTCCCTGGCTTTAACCAAGACCACCTTTGCAGGTTTGTGTGAGGTTACTGCTCTAGAACCCACAGGGCTCCCTGATCAGCTTGCCCCCTGAGACTCCTTCGCAGTTCACATTTAGAATCATCCTGTCAACTGTTGGCAGGGCCCGGTCATCCTCCCCTCTGCCGCTCTGAAGCTAAACTGCTTTCAAAAACGGCCTTCCATCCCTGAGACCCTCCCgtccctgaggaggaaatgaaggaaagCCTTAGCTGGCGACCCCTACTGGGGCCTGCCAGAACTGACAACAGGCGCAGGGTTTGATGGGACCCCCTTTGTCTTGG
This DNA window, taken from Bubalus kerabau isolate K-KA32 ecotype Philippines breed swamp buffalo chromosome X, PCC_UOA_SB_1v2, whole genome shotgun sequence, encodes the following:
- the LOC129638970 gene encoding melanoma-associated antigen B10-like translates to MPRGQKSKLRAREKRQQARSEAQHLQDAQASAVEEEEFPFSPTPPLGGNVQSSPASGSDRKSQGSGRAPSTTTTSAGASCTRSDDGAKSQDEKPSTSQALPSTEFSCRTPLDEKAILLVQFLLRKNNLRESITKEDMIKHVIKKHKKHFTEILRKASELMVLAFGIEVKEVNPTTHCYALVSKFQRTSDGRLQGEEIMPKTGLLMTILCVIFMKGNCATEEDVWEVLNVMGIYAGRKHFIHGDPKKLITQDLVQERYLEYRQVPNSDPPRYEFLWGPRAHAETSKMKVLEFLANIHDTVPSAFPSWYEEALRDEEERARARFAAMLRTSALANVHSGASGRRSFSHLQ